One Coffea arabica cultivar ET-39 chromosome 5e, Coffea Arabica ET-39 HiFi, whole genome shotgun sequence DNA segment encodes these proteins:
- the LOC113687513 gene encoding isoprene synthase, chloroplastic-like yields the protein MVQVLVNFPLTCIQPSLNILKTNSRSGPLHHAYRVQKTWQTRCSNQSAELTIDRRTANYQPSSWSHILFEPTSETDNEWENQTKILNKLESEVGSMLDCEDLEPEALIELINDIDQLGLSYRYRQKIKNALNKLRDLEDATGDKIKSSLHTSALYFRLLRQHGFEVSPDVFERFKDQNGNFNEDLSREVRGILSLFEASHLAYEEENILNEAKSFTSLLLKDSKKLVGANMSEQITHALELPYHHRMRRLEARRNIEAYAQRGEKNQVLLELAKLDFNLVQTKFQSDVQEVSRWWKVMGLADKLDFARDRLMESFFWSVGMAFEPQFSKCRTAVTKALTLITVLDDIYDIYGSLDELEQFTDAVVRWDLDAMKDLPEYMKLFFLALYNTINDLAYETLKEKGEMIIPCLKKAWADMCKSFLQEAQWYHKKGTPTFEEYMENGWISSGGAVLLIHAYFLVTENISNEATESLDNHHDFLRWPCIIYRLTNDFSSTDEIERGETTNAITCYMRGTGLSEEFAKKNVSKMIEECLMKMNKQLSSPSPFEENFIEVAMDLARIAFCQYQYGDAHSAPDVKAKNRIVSVMFDPIQLREAENDVKGGNN from the exons ATGGTTCAAGTTCTTGTAAATTTTCCTTTAACTTGCATTCAGCCTAGTTTGAATATACTCAAAACCAATTCAAGATCAGGACCTCTTCATCATGCTTATCGTGTTCAAAAAACTTGGCAAACAAGATGCAGTAATCAATCTGCAGAGCTGACGATCGACCGCCGGACAGCTAATTACCAGCCGAGTTCGTGGAGTCATATTCTCTTCGAGCCGACTAGTGAGACAGATAATGAG TGGGAAAATCAGACAAAGATTTTAAATAAGTTGGAGAGCGAAGTTGGCAGCATGCTTGATTGTGAAGACTTGGAGCCAGAGGCTCTGATTGAACTGATTAATGACATCGACCAGCTTGGCCTCTCTTACCGATACaggcaaaaaattaaaaatgccCTTAATAAGCTTCGAGATTTGGAGGATGCAACTGGAGATAAAATTAAGAGTAGTCTACATACTTCAGCTCTCTATTTCAGGTTGCTTAGGCAACATGGTTTTGAGGTTTCCCCAG ATGTCTTTGAGAGATTCAAGGACCAAAATGGCAACTTCAATGAAGACCTTTCCCGGGAAGTTCGAGGAATTTTGAGCTTGTTTGAGGCTTCACATCTTGCATATGAAGAAGAGAATATACTAAACGAGGCCAAATCATTCACAAGTCTACTTCTTAAGGATTCCAAAAAGCTGGTTGGGGCAAACATGTCAGAACAAATAACTCATGCTTTGGAGCTTCCGTATCACCATAGAATGCGAAGGCTAGAAGCTAGGAGGAATATTGAAGCATATGCTCAAAGAGGTGAGAAAAATCAAGTGCTACTCGAGTTAGCCAAGCTAGACTTCAACTTGGTTCAGACTAAGTTCCAAAGTGATGTTCAAGAAGTATCGAG GTGGTGGAAAGTCATGGGCTTAGCAGACAAGTTGGACTTTGCAAGAGACCGGCTAATGGAAAGCTTCTTTTGGTCAGTTGGAATGGCCTTTGAGCCACAATTTAGTAAATGCCGAACGGCAGTAACCAAAGCCCTTACGCTGATCACTGTCCTGGATGATATCTATGATATTTATGGTTCCCTAGATGAACTCGAGCAATTTACAGATGCCGTTGTTAG ATGGGATCTTGATGCTATGAAAGATCTTCCCGAATATATGAAATTGTTCTTCCTTGCTCTTTACAATACCATAAACGATTTGGCTTATGAAACTCTCAAGGAAAAAGGAGAGATGATAATTCCTTGCCTGAAAAAAGCA TGGGCAGATATGTGCAAATCATTCTTACAAGAAGCTCAATGGTATCACAAGAAAGGTACTCCAACCTTTGAGGAGTATATGGAAAATGGATGGATTTCATCAGGTGGCGCTGTGCTATTAATTCATGCGTACTTTTTGGTcactgaaaatatttcaaatgagGCCACAGAGTCCTTGGACAATCATCATGATTTCTTGCGTTGGCCCTGCATAATTTACCGTCTTACCAATGATTTTTCCTCAACG GATGAGATAGAGAGGGGTGAAACTACAAATGCAATTACGTGCTACATGCGTGGAACTGGCCTGTCTGAGGAATTtgctaaaaaaaatgtaagCAAAATGATTGAAGAATGCTTGATGAAGATGAACAAACAATTGTCATCTCCATCACCATTTgaggaaaatttcattgaagTTGCTATGGACCTTGCTCGAATTGCTTTTTGTCAATACCAGTATGGAGATGCTCATAGTGCTCCGGATGTTAAAGCCAAAAACCGCATCGTGTCAGTTATGTTCGATCCTATCCAGTTGAGGGAGGCAGAAAATGatgtcaaaggaggaaacaatTAG